A stretch of Ipomoea triloba cultivar NCNSP0323 chromosome 13, ASM357664v1 DNA encodes these proteins:
- the LOC116001902 gene encoding sec-independent protein translocase protein TATA, chloroplastic-like — translation MATKSSPATTLSLSLARSKPTSPSSTTSLSFSSSLSLSSNRAGLKLVTRPRSAPTKRFSCNCMFGLGVPELAVIAGVATLVFGPKQLPEVGRTIGKTFKSFQQAAKEFELEMKKDPGALAEPALEEVKAVSQEEKHQATVSSTREAS, via the exons ATGGCAACCAAATCTTCACCAGCAAccactctctccctctctctggCCCGATCAAAACCCACTTCTCCTTCTTCAACCACTTCTTTATCTTTCTCTAGCTCATTGTCCTTGAGCAGCAACCGGGCCGGGCTCAAGCTGGTTACCCGCCCCAGATCCGCTCCTACAAAGCGTTTTTCTTGCAATTGCATGTTCGGGCTTGGGGTGCCGGAGCTTGCGGTCATCGCCGGTGTCGCCACCCTCGTCTTCGGCCCTAAGCAGTTGCCAGAAGTCGGCCGTACTATTGGCAAGACCTTCAAGAGCTTCCAACAG GCAGCAAAGGAATTTGAACTAGAGATGAAAAAGGACCCCGGTGCTCTAGCCGAGCCTGCTTTAGAGGAAGTAAAAGCTGTCAGTCAAGAAGAGAAACATCAAGCTACAGTCTCCAGCACGAGGGAGGCTTCCTAA
- the LOC116003159 gene encoding cation/H(+) antiporter 28-like isoform X1 — translation MDFLKNNAAEEARCQTAMTVKMASIAVYALGFFLAMVLCNFVHFLLRPVSQPRIISEAMVGMFLSNIPGIRKALDDAETQRTLNYIVDAIMMCHMFVMGLEIDPNIFQHLHLPETKVAYSGVLATFVLGNFLIPPLKMSSDVMVNVGLCLVLSGTASPLLTRIITDLKIGKSDIGRFVVAAGVHADVVSTLLISLGFIVFDPTHKFQTRDARSVVKMLTSLMFQTVVASRAARVVMDWVNHENPEGKSMKGSHLVIAIAFVVLVCTISPYLAMFNKVLSAFLAGLFMPREGRISKMMISKVNYIFTTIFYPLFFLWVWTTAELSKFGAHRWQTWVNVVCLFLITTFGKVVGSLVSGIMLGFNWPESVAIGLLLNTKGHFQVFLAVYGPSSNVIPGPLGLSVVFMTFLTIVYTPLVVAKIIGWARKRSPTRKMALQWLNASDGLRILLCLRGKQNLSCAINFIEISRGTVDPGITIYLADMIELTDRVAATVTTNQGGVDAVTITDPEVIRMRDEINSSVQDYISSECSDGITVKQMMALSTLNSMHQDVCILAEDLRAHMVVMPFHKNRTPDGRLDTGNSGFRHVNRKVLRHAPCSVGILVDRGLGDITVSKTSICLNAAVIFIGGKDDREALSYVGRVARHSGVKLTVIRFLLEAGEDSVASRINKAKAESSEHQEEMKLDDECFAQFYDRHVASGRVAYREKYLVNSSQTYSTLRSLEGQYELFIVGRGGRVNSVLTVGMNDWEECPELGLIGDILSSSDYSIATSVLIIQQHSVKGKLDGLQEGFSIM, via the exons ATGGATTTTCTAAAGAACAACGCAGCAGAAGAGGCGCGGTGCCAGACGGCGATGACCGTTAAAATGGCGTCCATAGCCGTTTACGCGTTAGGGTTCTTCCTCGCCATGGTTTTGTGCAACTTTGTTCACTTTCTCTTGCGCCCTGTTTCTCAACCTCGCATCATTTCGGAAGCCATG GTAGGGATGTTTTTGAGTAATATTCCGGGCATACGAAAAGCCTTAGATGACGCGGAGACTCAGCGAACCTTAAACTACATTGTGGATGCAATAATGATGTGTCACATGTTTGTGATGGGACTAGAAATAGACCCCAACATATTTCAACACTTACACCTCCCGGAGACTAAGGTTGCCTATTCCGGGGTGCTGGCCACCTTTGTACTAGGGAATTTTCTGATTCCGCCCTTGAAAATGTCTTCGGACGTGATGGTCAACGTTGGACTTTGCCTCGTGCTGTCCGGCACGGCCTCGCCTCTCCTGACCCGGATCATAACCGACCTAAAGATCGGAAAGTCGGACATCGGGCGGTTCGTGGTGGCCGCCGGCGTCCACGCCGACGTCGTTTCGACTCTGCTCATCTCCCTGGGGTTCATAGTGTTCGACCCCACGCATAAATTCCAGACGCGCGACGCTCGGAGCGTGGTGAAGATGCTGACGTCGCTGATGTTCCAGACGGTGGTGGCGTCGAGGGCGGCGCGTGTGGTGATGGACTGGGTGAACCACGAGAACCCGGAGGGGAAATCCATGAAGGGGTCCCACCTGGTGATCGCCATAGCCTTCGTGGTGTTGGTGTGCACCATTTCGCCGTACTTGGCGATGTTTAATAAGGTGCTGTCGGCGTTTCTTGCGGGGCTTTTCATGCCCAGGGAAGGGAGGATATCGAAGATGATGATCAGTAAGGTTAACTATATTTTTACCACCATTTTTTACCCTTTGTTTTTCCTGTGGGTATGGACTACCGCAGAGCTGTCCAAATTTGGGGCTCATCGCTGGCAAACATGGGTTAACGTAGTGTGCCTGTTCTTGATAACAACTTTCGGAAAAGTTGTCGGATCATTGGTGTCGGGAATTATGCTTGGATTTAATTGGCCGGAATCCGTTGCAATTGGTTTGCTTCTCAATACCAAGGGCCATTTTCAAGTCTTCTTGGCTGTATACGGCCCATCT TCCAATGTCATTCCGGGTCCCCTTGGGCTTTCAGTGGTGTTTATGACTTTTTTGACCATAGTCTACACCCCGTTGGTTGTGGCGAAGATCATTGGATGGGCGAGGAAGCGTTCGCCCACCCGAAAAATGGCACTCCAATGGCTCAATGCATCCGACGGGCTGCGAATCTTGCTTTGTCTCCGAGGCAAACAGAACCTTTCCTGCGCAATCAACTTCATCGAGATCTCTCGCGGCACTGTGGACCCCGGGATCACGATATATCTGGCGGATATGATTGAGTTGACGGACCGGGTGGCGGCCACGGTGACCACTAACCAAGGAGGGGTGGATGCAGTGACGATTACGGACCCGGAGGTGATACGAATGAGAGACGAAATTAACAGCTCGGTTCAGGATTACATTTCTTCGGAGTGTAGTGATGGGATTACTGTCAAGCAAATGATGGCGTTGTCTACCTTGAATAGTATGCACCAGGATGTTTGTATTCTCGCGGAGGATCTGAGGGCCCACATGGTGGTTATGCCGTTCCACAAAAACCGGACGCCAGATGGGAGGCTAGACACCGGAAACTCCGGGTTCCGGCACGTGAACCGCAAGGTGCTCCGACACGCGCCGTGTTCCGTGGGGATCCTGGTGGACCGGGGACTGGGAGATATAACGGTATCGAAGACAAGCATTTGCCTGAATGCCGCTGTCATCTTCATCGGCGGGAAAGACGACAGGGAGGCTCTGTCCTACGTGGGGCGCGTGGCGAGACACTCCGGAGTGAAACTCACGGTCATACGGTTCCTACTGGAGGCCGGCGAGGACAGCGTGGCGTCCAGAATCAACAAAGCCAAGGCCGAGTCCTCCGAGCACCAGGAAGAGATGAAGCTGGACGACGAGTGCTTCGCGCAGTTCTATGATCGGCACGTCGCCAGCGGGCGCGTGGCTTACAGGGAGAAGTATCTGGTGAATTCTAGTCAAACATACTCGACGTTAAGGTCTCTGGAAGGGCAGTACGAGCTGTTTATAGTGGGGCGAGGGGGGAGAGTGAACTCGGTGTTGACGGTGGGGATGAATGACTGGGAAGAGTGCCCGGAGCTTGGTTTGATCGGAGATATTCTTTCGTCTTCCGATTACTCCATTGCCACTTCTGTATTGATAATCCAGCAACATAGTGTTAAGGGGAAATTGGACGGTCTTCAGGAGGGATTCTCAATCATGTAA
- the LOC116003159 gene encoding cation/H(+) antiporter 28-like isoform X2 → MFLSNIPGIRKALDDAETQRTLNYIVDAIMMCHMFVMGLEIDPNIFQHLHLPETKVAYSGVLATFVLGNFLIPPLKMSSDVMVNVGLCLVLSGTASPLLTRIITDLKIGKSDIGRFVVAAGVHADVVSTLLISLGFIVFDPTHKFQTRDARSVVKMLTSLMFQTVVASRAARVVMDWVNHENPEGKSMKGSHLVIAIAFVVLVCTISPYLAMFNKVLSAFLAGLFMPREGRISKMMISKVNYIFTTIFYPLFFLWVWTTAELSKFGAHRWQTWVNVVCLFLITTFGKVVGSLVSGIMLGFNWPESVAIGLLLNTKGHFQVFLAVYGPSSNVIPGPLGLSVVFMTFLTIVYTPLVVAKIIGWARKRSPTRKMALQWLNASDGLRILLCLRGKQNLSCAINFIEISRGTVDPGITIYLADMIELTDRVAATVTTNQGGVDAVTITDPEVIRMRDEINSSVQDYISSECSDGITVKQMMALSTLNSMHQDVCILAEDLRAHMVVMPFHKNRTPDGRLDTGNSGFRHVNRKVLRHAPCSVGILVDRGLGDITVSKTSICLNAAVIFIGGKDDREALSYVGRVARHSGVKLTVIRFLLEAGEDSVASRINKAKAESSEHQEEMKLDDECFAQFYDRHVASGRVAYREKYLVNSSQTYSTLRSLEGQYELFIVGRGGRVNSVLTVGMNDWEECPELGLIGDILSSSDYSIATSVLIIQQHSVKGKLDGLQEGFSIM, encoded by the exons ATGTTTTTGAGTAATATTCCGGGCATACGAAAAGCCTTAGATGACGCGGAGACTCAGCGAACCTTAAACTACATTGTGGATGCAATAATGATGTGTCACATGTTTGTGATGGGACTAGAAATAGACCCCAACATATTTCAACACTTACACCTCCCGGAGACTAAGGTTGCCTATTCCGGGGTGCTGGCCACCTTTGTACTAGGGAATTTTCTGATTCCGCCCTTGAAAATGTCTTCGGACGTGATGGTCAACGTTGGACTTTGCCTCGTGCTGTCCGGCACGGCCTCGCCTCTCCTGACCCGGATCATAACCGACCTAAAGATCGGAAAGTCGGACATCGGGCGGTTCGTGGTGGCCGCCGGCGTCCACGCCGACGTCGTTTCGACTCTGCTCATCTCCCTGGGGTTCATAGTGTTCGACCCCACGCATAAATTCCAGACGCGCGACGCTCGGAGCGTGGTGAAGATGCTGACGTCGCTGATGTTCCAGACGGTGGTGGCGTCGAGGGCGGCGCGTGTGGTGATGGACTGGGTGAACCACGAGAACCCGGAGGGGAAATCCATGAAGGGGTCCCACCTGGTGATCGCCATAGCCTTCGTGGTGTTGGTGTGCACCATTTCGCCGTACTTGGCGATGTTTAATAAGGTGCTGTCGGCGTTTCTTGCGGGGCTTTTCATGCCCAGGGAAGGGAGGATATCGAAGATGATGATCAGTAAGGTTAACTATATTTTTACCACCATTTTTTACCCTTTGTTTTTCCTGTGGGTATGGACTACCGCAGAGCTGTCCAAATTTGGGGCTCATCGCTGGCAAACATGGGTTAACGTAGTGTGCCTGTTCTTGATAACAACTTTCGGAAAAGTTGTCGGATCATTGGTGTCGGGAATTATGCTTGGATTTAATTGGCCGGAATCCGTTGCAATTGGTTTGCTTCTCAATACCAAGGGCCATTTTCAAGTCTTCTTGGCTGTATACGGCCCATCT TCCAATGTCATTCCGGGTCCCCTTGGGCTTTCAGTGGTGTTTATGACTTTTTTGACCATAGTCTACACCCCGTTGGTTGTGGCGAAGATCATTGGATGGGCGAGGAAGCGTTCGCCCACCCGAAAAATGGCACTCCAATGGCTCAATGCATCCGACGGGCTGCGAATCTTGCTTTGTCTCCGAGGCAAACAGAACCTTTCCTGCGCAATCAACTTCATCGAGATCTCTCGCGGCACTGTGGACCCCGGGATCACGATATATCTGGCGGATATGATTGAGTTGACGGACCGGGTGGCGGCCACGGTGACCACTAACCAAGGAGGGGTGGATGCAGTGACGATTACGGACCCGGAGGTGATACGAATGAGAGACGAAATTAACAGCTCGGTTCAGGATTACATTTCTTCGGAGTGTAGTGATGGGATTACTGTCAAGCAAATGATGGCGTTGTCTACCTTGAATAGTATGCACCAGGATGTTTGTATTCTCGCGGAGGATCTGAGGGCCCACATGGTGGTTATGCCGTTCCACAAAAACCGGACGCCAGATGGGAGGCTAGACACCGGAAACTCCGGGTTCCGGCACGTGAACCGCAAGGTGCTCCGACACGCGCCGTGTTCCGTGGGGATCCTGGTGGACCGGGGACTGGGAGATATAACGGTATCGAAGACAAGCATTTGCCTGAATGCCGCTGTCATCTTCATCGGCGGGAAAGACGACAGGGAGGCTCTGTCCTACGTGGGGCGCGTGGCGAGACACTCCGGAGTGAAACTCACGGTCATACGGTTCCTACTGGAGGCCGGCGAGGACAGCGTGGCGTCCAGAATCAACAAAGCCAAGGCCGAGTCCTCCGAGCACCAGGAAGAGATGAAGCTGGACGACGAGTGCTTCGCGCAGTTCTATGATCGGCACGTCGCCAGCGGGCGCGTGGCTTACAGGGAGAAGTATCTGGTGAATTCTAGTCAAACATACTCGACGTTAAGGTCTCTGGAAGGGCAGTACGAGCTGTTTATAGTGGGGCGAGGGGGGAGAGTGAACTCGGTGTTGACGGTGGGGATGAATGACTGGGAAGAGTGCCCGGAGCTTGGTTTGATCGGAGATATTCTTTCGTCTTCCGATTACTCCATTGCCACTTCTGTATTGATAATCCAGCAACATAGTGTTAAGGGGAAATTGGACGGTCTTCAGGAGGGATTCTCAATCATGTAA